The stretch of DNA CACAGGGCTCCTCTTTAACACCCAAAACTCCCACAAAGAGCAACACTCCGAACATCCACATGGTATGCATTCTCTTGACTAactaaaatcactttttcttcttctctgcaAGTTTTTAAATCCTTTCTGGGCGTCTTCCAGGTAGATATAAACGATAAAGTACCTTCAAACTAAGGAGTGCAAACTAATGGACAGTTTCAACAAGTATGAAAATTActctgaaaaatttatagGAGTAGACCGACGAGACAAGAAGTCTGGGATTTATGATTAacaggaagattttttttgtcttgcaATTTTGTAACAGTTTTTGAGCTATTTGAGGGGCATATAAgtccaaaaaatatttgctctTTTGAGTtccttctaatttttttttatataaagattttaattttcttgaacaaattaaaattgagatgAAGGAAATGCATCTAGCTactgtaaaaatttaattaatggcTCATAAAATACTAAATATTCTGTGTCAccctatagaaaaaaaattgaattacctgaaaaattctgaaaatattctaatctcattaaaagtttttattaaaactcttaggattaaattttgcaaaacttcTGCAAATTGACCTCTTGTGCTTCATCTGCTTGACTTTGCTGGTACTTTGACTTTTCATGGAATCATTAACTCTTAATCCAAAGACAACCCTCTCAGAGATGTtctaaaagttaaaaaaaaaaacacctcaAGAAAACTCTTCGAAGAATCTCACAATATAGAGAATGTGGGTCATGTTGGTGAGACTTCACAGCTCCCCATTTTGGCGCCCTGTACGTGCTCTTTGCTAAAGCGCCCATGGGGAATCGTGCTCGAGTGACAATGTATTCAATAAACTGTTAGCCCATGATGTCATTTTGCGGATCCGAATTGtgcaaaagacaaaaaaaaacaatgggATTCATTGGAAATTCAGAAGGAATACGCGCGGGCTAATTCGGAAATGTTACGACTTATGAGTCAATATTTTTGGGGAAGAATAAAATGCGCAAATATCGGACATGAATGGGTAACATATTTATGGAGGATTTCCCAATAAAATAGGCACTATATTTACGCAGCTTTTGATTTCGTAGCAGAAGAATTTTAGCTCTATGCTGCACATGTTACCATCTAAGAGAACTTTATCTTTTGGTATTGCCTGCAGGGGGTTGTTCAGTATACGAAATTAGAGACAAAATcagagaaatttttagaatagaaTGTCCAATGTTTTATATAAAGATAGGATTGATAtgtttaacgttagaaatttagattatttcaaatttcaaacgtaagaaaataagggaaataaaatgtcaaacggtTTGAGCGTTAAAAAATGATCTTAGAAATTCCAGTTCattcatcttcattttttttaaacttttatttgcCTAACAAAccaaataaaaaggaatttcagattaaaaaaaaagttaaatcatatttttatatttatttaaaacattcttGTGCATTATATCATTGCTTATTTAACTAATTTAACATTACCTTTTTGGCTATTCTTTTAGTGGATATCGCATGAAGAATACTTCAACACTGGCACTGCGTTTACTGGTCAGCTCCCTTTGCAATGAATACCCCCTTTTGCAGCCACATTTTATGCATTCCGACCACGTTGAATGCAgattggaaattatttcagtTTACCACCGCAACGCCAAAATTGGGTCATCACCGCGAGAATGCATCGTAAAGACACCCAAGAATAGATCTGCTGGGCGCCCTTTCTCATTTCCAGGATCCCCTCGTTCGGTGGCTTTCCTCTGAAAGGCACATCATGAGTAACAACAAAAAGTCCGCCGCACGTGGGCTGAATCCGCGGCTCAATTGCTTGGAATGAGAATTAAATTGGGAACAATTGGAGAAAGAATCTCCCAAtgagttatttttttccatcgcGCACAGCATAAATCATAAACCGTTGATGCTGAACATGTGTTGCCGGGATAATTTATGCTGATTTTCTCATGAAGAGATGCGCGGAGTCTTTTTTACTGTCTCCATTTATTTGGAcagtatattttttaacagcAGCAAAAATCAATCTTCTACGGACAACCTTGGTTTGATCTCTTTGATCAATATTGACATACTTTTGGTGGGATGAgagatttcaaaaattaagaagaaaaaaagaatacaaaaaagtgGAGGATTTGCTGAACCACTTGGAGCTTCTCTCGCAAAAGTGATCTCGTTGTTTTCTCAACAATTAACAACACGACTCTGCGACCATGCGGGAAATCTTtgacgtgtttttttttaactccaATCATCTTGTTCAACCtcgaaaatcatttttgtatgtaagatctcaacaaatatAGCATAATTGTTTGAAATTATCCATGAATTACTCTGCAAATAAAAAGCTGAAGATAATTTTATGTCTCCCCCCGCTACCCTATTGATGGAAAACTAATATTGCTCTTAAGAAAAAGgattagaaaattgaaattaaatattttccaagaaaaaaaaatcaagaaaatttagtCTATAATAAGTCATTTATTATAAACTTGCCAGCAAACACTTAGAAACGGAGCTTCTGGAAGAACCACTTGTTCTTTCCGGCCTTGTATCGCTCCTCAAACTTGACGCGGGTTTGGAAGCGGTGTGTTTTCCTCTTCACCGGATCCTTCAAATCCCTCACGGACACCTTCTCAAAGGGGATGTCTACGCTGTAGCGTGTTGGCATGAGGTGATTGTAATTTAGAATCTgtaaaattagagaaaaaacaacaaaattaagaaaacattccaacaaaaaaagaaataaaaagaaggaaaaactaaCCTTGAGGAAAGGCTTAATCTTGGACTTCTTCTTTAGCTTAGCTTTGCCCATACTGCCGGTAACCTTCCGGGGATACCGATCAATTCCAGCCACGAGAGCATGCCCAAACTGCTTGTCTGATGTACCATCGTCAAATGTTCGCACAATAATGGCCTTCCTTCCTGCGTACCGTCCACTCAGGACAAGTACGACTTTCCCGGATTTCATAATCTTCCTCATTTTGGGTCCTACACAATgcaaataaagtgaaattggtcagaaaaatcttcttcctGGTGAGGTAAAGTGAGGTTAGACATTGGCCACGCCAAACAACCCcacttttattgcaattttccaccaatttttaaggattttcccGGGAAATTTTACATTCTTCCGACAACTTATTAAACATATACTTAATTTGAGAGCATTTAAGTAAGAAAAGTGGTGGAAAACCtaataaaatagttaaaaatcACAGGaggtaaaatgaaaaactcacTTTTTTGACAACcggaaagagaaaaagagcgAGATAGTCAATGCGATTGCAGCGCTAAGAAATTTTAGTTAATGTGTCCCACATTGAGCACTACAATAAAAagcattaaccctttcatggtcgatttgatattttatttcaaaagcaaaataactataacgaactttttttttgtttttccaaaaattcaattttcttgtttttctcccaaatttttgggcataaaaaacattcttGGAGCTCCTGGGGCGCTTACTAATGCTCTGGGGCCCCCGGGGAGCCTCTCTGTGCGAAATTTGAGGCTcgcagaaattttgacggttgggtttaaaaaattgaaattttgacggttggtcGATTTTTATGaacccttaaaaaatttaaagtttttgtcCCAATCACATGGATatgctaaattattttcttttttgtttgaagtaatataaattatttggcCGTCCGAtgtaaaaatgcttttaaaaaaatcacagctaaaaagaatcTTAACTAAAAACGATATGACTAAGAAACTTGCAATTATCAGCAAACTTTAAAGTCGGCTCTAATCTTTATTGCTAatttaattcagaaaattctaaattgatATCTCCTTTATAGCTATAGGGAttgaatttatgaatattcTCTGTAAGTGCACCTTATCCAAGTGGTACGACGATCAGTCGTGAGCAATCTTTTTGTTAGAAAGCACCTGGAAAGCAttgaaattagtttttttatcataatttttttacctatttaatttattttactttttgctgttcttttgttttatatcattttaattataagtTGTGCTTTAATGCTATTAGGAGaaaccaaataaattcattaagttCCAAGCAGATCCCAAGAACAGATCACcgtgaaattatattttaaaaaaatgttgtggTAAAAAGAAcacatattaattttttaatgtgcttaaaaagagaataattagTTTGTAAATTTTGCTTCAAAGTGAATCAAGTGATTTGAGTGAAGAAATGAGCATAGAAATAGTGTTGATATCGGTCATTTTTACGGTGATCGCAGCCATTGTGTGGCATGAAAAGTTCTCAAGAAGAGCAATTGTGGCTGCAAAACTTAAAGGACCCCCTACTTATCCGCTAATTGGCAAtggacatttattttttggagcAACGCCACCAGAAATTCTTGCAACTATCAGTAATTTGTCCAAGAAATATGGAAAGGTGGTTCCATTGTTTCTAGGCTTTGATTTAATGATCTTTGTGACGGATCCCAAATTTATAGAggtaaattcattatttttttcttatttttaaataaaatttttcaagtggAATACATTTTTGAAAGTTTAGACCACTTTTTTGTGATCGCATGATCGGttcttttatcacgatattttaCTCTGTGGTtgttttcaatgaatatttctcagtcagaaagattttttttggttgaaacTAATGTAGACGCAAATTTACCTACTTgtgactcaaaaaaaaagactactTGCGACGCAATCGTCTTTTTCAGACTCAGCTTTTGcctaatgtagactcagtCTTTGCCTACTGGAGACTCAATTTTCAACTAATGTAGCCTCAGCCATTACCTAATGATGACTCTATTTATAACTTATCTGTACTACAAAATACCTAATAAAGGATCGACCTAACCACTTCGGTGGAGTTCACTTACCATTAACAAACAtacagattttctttaatacatTAAGATTCCACTAGTAAGATTCCTTTTGTTTAACATATTCGctgtcttaattttttttttaaatgtgcCCTTAAGTAAAAAATCGCGGCTACATTAGGTATTTTGTAGTACAGATAAGTTATAAATTGAGTCATCATTAGGTAATGGCTGAAGCtacattagttaaaaattgagtctcCAGTAGGCAAAGactgagtctacattaggCAAAAGCTGAGTCTGAAAAAGACGATTGCGTCGCAAGTAGTCTTTCTTTGAGTCGCAATTAGATGgagtcgatttttttttacataaattcaatgcaattaaGCCGTAGAAACCttatgaataataataataatattcaatttcaattcggaaaaatatttataataattcatGTTCGTAACATTAAGGATTTTAACGTTCTTTAAGTAATTGAACGTAAGTTTTCTCTTTGTGTCGAActtctctaaatattttttttaaatattttttttggtgtaaaataactttaatgACCTCCATTAAAATCCATTGTAAAAGTCAATAACGCGTCTAATTATAATGGAACCTTATTCGAAAACCggaaaa from Lutzomyia longipalpis isolate SR_M1_2022 chromosome 4, ASM2433408v1 encodes:
- the LOC129795180 gene encoding 60S ribosomal protein L27, producing the protein MRKIMKSGKVVLVLSGRYAGRKAIIVRTFDDGTSDKQFGHALVAGIDRYPRKVTGSMGKAKLKKKSKIKPFLKILNYNHLMPTRYSVDIPFEKVSVRDLKDPVKRKTHRFQTRVKFEERYKAGKNKWFFQKLRF